One Syngnathus acus chromosome 13, fSynAcu1.2, whole genome shotgun sequence genomic window carries:
- the LOC119132259 gene encoding oocyte zinc finger protein XlCOF7.1-like isoform X2: protein MFARTTAKYVEEKDRGPQRLEDLWLQPYVVLHRVDLSEAIRPEQQEQERIRIKKEDVGKEVHHLNEQMEQTFLCAIKEEEEPELPCIKEEREDSCDIKEEGEDSCDIKKEEEEEEICKVPLTGVFVTSLDEGQHEMSKGAEPPSCSSSQQMTREDLSEQQEQERIHIKKEDVGKEVHHLNEQMEQTFLCTIKEEEPELPCNKEEREDSCDIKEEGEDSCDIKEEREDSCDIKEEGEDSYDIKKEEEEEEEICKVPLTGVPVTSLDEGQHEMSNGAEPPSCSSSQQMTREDLSEQQEQERIHIKKEDVGKEVHHLNEQMEQTFLCAIKEEEEPELPCIKEEREDSCDIKEEGEDSCDIKKEEEEEDICKVPLTGVPVTSSNEGRHEMSKGTEKPFSCSVCGQRFSHRGHLNEHTRIHTGEKPFSCSVCGQRFSHSGHLNTHTRTHTGEKPYSCSICGKIFSSNGNLKNHTRIHTGEKPFSCSVCGKRFPAKRSLTSHTRTHTGEKLLRIPSVLGR, encoded by the exons atgtttgcaaggACCACAGCAAAGTACGTGGAGGAAAAGGACCGTGGTCCTCAACGACTGGAAGATCTTTGGCTGCAGCCTTATGTTGTGTTGCACAGAGTAG aCCTCAGTGAAGCGATTCGTCCTGAACAGCAGGAGCAAGAGCGCATTCGCATTAAAAAGGAAGATGTGGGCAAAGAGGTCCACCACTTGAATGAACAAATGGAGCAGACATTTCTTTGCGCtataaaagaggaggaagagccagAGCTGCCTTGTATTAAAGAGGAGAGAGAAGACTCCTGCGACATtaaagaggagggagaagactcctgtgacattaaaaaggaggaagaagaggaggagatcTGCAAGGTGCCATTGACTGGTGTATTTGTGACGAGTTTAGATGAGGGTCAACATGAAATGAGCAAAGGGGCGGAGCCTCCAAGCTGCAGCTCAAGTcaacaaatgaccagagaag aCCTCAGTGAACAGCAGGAGCAAGAGCGCATTCACATTAAAAAGGAAGATGTGGGCAAAGAGGTCCACCACTTGAATGAACAAATGGAGCAGACATTTCTTTGCACTATAAAAGAGGAAGAGCCAGAGCTGCCTTGTAATAAAGAGGAGAGAGAAGACTCCTGCGACATtaaagaggagggagaagactcgtgtgac ATTAAAGAGGAGAGAGAAGACTCCTGCGACATtaaagaggagggagaagactcctatgacattaaaaaggaggaagaagaagaggaggagatcTGCAAGGTGCCATTGACTGGTGTACCTGTGACGAGTTTAGATGAGGGTCAACATGAAATGAGCAACGGGGCGGAGCCTCCAAGCTGCAGCTCAAGTcaacaaatgaccagagaag aCCTCAGTGAACAGCAGGAGCAAGAGCGCATTCACATTAAAAAGGAAGATGTGGGCAAAGAGGTCCACCACTTGAATGAACAAATGGAGCAGACATTTCTTTGCGCtataaaagaggaggaagagccagAGCTGCCTTGTATTAAAGAGGAGAGAGAAGACTCCTGTGACATtaaagaggagggagaagactcctgtgacattaaaaaggaggaagaagaggaggataTCTGCAAGGTGCCATTGACTGGTGTACCAGTGACGAGTTCAAATGAGGGTCGACATGAAATGAGCAAAGGGAcggagaaacctttttcctgctctgtttgtggccaaagattctctcatAGGGGACATTTAAACgagcacacaagaatccacactggcgagaaacctttttcatgctcagtttgtggccaaagattctctcatAGTGGACAtttaaacacgcacacaagaacccacactggcgagaaaccttatTCATGCTCAATTTGTGGCAAAATATTCTCTTCCAATGGAAACTTAAAAAaccacacaagaatccacactggtgagaaacctttttcatgctcagtttgtggcaaaaGATTTCCTGCGAAGAGATCTCTAACAAGtcatacaagaacccacactggtgagaaac TATTGAGAATTCCGAGTGTGTTGGGGAGATGA
- the LOC119132259 gene encoding zinc finger protein 771-like isoform X3, giving the protein MFARTTAKYVEEKDRGPQRLEDLWLQPYVVLHRVDLSEAIRPEQQEQERIRIKKEDVGKEVHHLNEQMEQTFLCAIKEEEEPELPCIKEEREDSCDIKEEGEDSCDIKKEEEEEEICKVPLTGVFVTSLDEGQHEMSKGAEPPSCSSSQQMTREDLSEQQEQERIHIKKEDVGKEVHHLNEQMEQTFLCTIKEEEPELPCNKEEREDSCDIKEEGEDSCDIKKEEEEEDICKVPLTGVPVTSSDEGRHEMSSKATEKPFSCSVCGQRFSNRGHLNTHTRIHTGEKPFSCSVCGKRVSHRGHLTIHTRTHTGEKPYSCSICGKIFSANGNLKKHTKIHTGEKPFSCSVCGKRFPAKRSLTSHTRTHTGEKPFPCSVCGKRFNDKEYLKKHTRIHTGEKPFSCPVCGKRFSVKGYLPLHIRLHAGEKPFSCTVCGKRFSLKGTLKTHTRIHTRLPAQSPAKESIENS; this is encoded by the exons atgtttgcaaggACCACAGCAAAGTACGTGGAGGAAAAGGACCGTGGTCCTCAACGACTGGAAGATCTTTGGCTGCAGCCTTATGTTGTGTTGCACAGAGTAG aCCTCAGTGAAGCGATTCGTCCTGAACAGCAGGAGCAAGAGCGCATTCGCATTAAAAAGGAAGATGTGGGCAAAGAGGTCCACCACTTGAATGAACAAATGGAGCAGACATTTCTTTGCGCtataaaagaggaggaagagccagAGCTGCCTTGTATTAAAGAGGAGAGAGAAGACTCCTGCGACATtaaagaggagggagaagactcctgtgacattaaaaaggaggaagaagaggaggagatcTGCAAGGTGCCATTGACTGGTGTATTTGTGACGAGTTTAGATGAGGGTCAACATGAAATGAGCAAAGGGGCGGAGCCTCCAAGCTGCAGCTCAAGTcaacaaatgaccagagaag aCCTCAGTGAACAGCAGGAGCAAGAGCGCATTCACATTAAAAAGGAAGATGTGGGCAAAGAGGTCCACCACTTGAATGAACAAATGGAGCAGACATTTCTTTGCACTATAAAAGAGGAAGAGCCAGAGCTGCCTTGTAATAAAGAGGAGAGAGAAGACTCCTGCGACATtaaagaggagggagaagactcgtgtgacattaaaaaggaggaagaagaggaagatatCTGCAAGGTGCCATTGACTGGTGTACCTGTGACGAGTTCAGATGAGGGTCGACATGAAATGAGCAGCAAAGCGAcggagaaacctttttcctgctcagtttgtggccaaagattctctaaTAGGGGACATTTAAACACGCACActagaatccacactggcgagaaacctttttcatgctcagtttgtggcaaaaGAGTCTCTCATAGGGGACATTTAACCAttcacacaagaacccacactggcgagaaaccttatTCATGCTCAATTTGTGGCAAAATATTCTCTGCCAATGGAAActtaaaaaagcacacaaaaatccacactggtgagaaacctttttcatgctcagtttgtggcaaaaGATTTCCTGCGAAGAGATCTCTAACAAGtcatacaagaacccacactggtgagaaaccttttccatgctcagtttgtggcaaaaGATTCAATGACAAGGAATActtaaaaaagcacacaagaatccacactggtgagaagcCTTTTTCATGCCCAGTTTGTGGCAAAAGATTTTCTGTGAAGGGATATCTCCCACTTCATATAAGACTTCACGCTGGtgaaaaacctttttcatgcacaGTTTGTGGCAAAAGATTCTCTCTGAAGGGAACCTTAAAAactcatacaagaatccacacccGGTTGCCTGCTCAGTCACCTGCCAAAGAGTCTATTGAGAATTCCTAG
- the LOC119132333 gene encoding uncharacterized protein LOC119132333 has translation MFIIEKHVEVLLGLQGIHLFRPESKVCMMSSKCALSFHMDCVPADVCLCPPPCRPTTTTAPALQTSTQPLSTTTSPPPTCPPCASSTRGYITLSTKLNTTAVPQNIWAPEICKMSIDQSTSCASDDPTCSCLLGVLANPNGSIQAAFNDGLGVNRSVVIRGQANSNAERLIVKLLLGKDDNVTALQLNFHFGNKSIVLNSQADKNTAQQTVNASQPHQFGPGLDFKIVIRCGKNTFNMTLDDNVQLGLEHQLMNLQRIKWLEVWHVLLSSVQLM, from the exons ATGTTTATAATTGAAAAGCATGTAGAAGTGTTATTAGGGCTTCAAGGTATTCATTTGTTTAGGCCAGAAAGTAAGGTGTGCATGATGTCCTCTAAATGTGCACTCTCCTTTCACATGGATTGTGTCCCTGCAGACGTGTGCCTTTGTCCTCCTCCATGTCgtcctactactactactgctCCTGCTTTGCAAACATCCACCCAACCTTTGTCCACCACTACCTCCCCTCCTCCTACCTGTCCTCCTTGTGCTTCCTCTACTCGTGGTTACATTACTCTCTCAACCAAACTGAATACCACCGCCGTGCCGCAAAACATTTGGGCACCGGAGATTTGCAAAATGTCAATCGATCAGTCCACATCGTGTGCCTCAGATGACCCCACGTGCTCGTGCCTGCTTGGCGTGTTGGCCAACCCG AATGGTTCAATCCAAGCTGCATTCAACGACGGTCTCGGTGTGAATCGCAGTGTTGTCATCAGAGGACAGGCCAATTCCAATGCAGAGAG GCTCATCGTCAAGCTGCTTCTGGGCAAAGACGACAACGTGACTGCGCTTCAACTGAATTTCCACTTTGGAAACAAAAGCATTGTGCTCAACTCCCAAGCGGACAAAAACACTGCCCAACAAACCGTGAACGCTTCtcaaccccaccagtttggaCCCGGACTCGACTTCAAG ATTGTCATTCGATGTGGCAAGAACACTTTCAACATGACCTTGGATGACAACGTCCAGCTGGGCTTGGAACATCAACTTATGAACCTGCAACGCATCAAGTGGCTGGAAGTTTGGCACGTGCTGCTGAGTTCCGTCCAGCTGATGTGA
- the LOC119132744 gene encoding gastrula zinc finger protein XlCGF57.1-like yields the protein MFARTTAKYVEEKDRGPQRLEDLWLQPYVVLHRVDLSEAIRPEQQERARIRIKKEDVGKEVHHLNEQMEQTFLCAIKEEEEPELPCIKEEREDSCNIKEEGEDSYDIKKEEEEEEEICKVPLTGVPVTSLDEGQHEMSKGAEPPNCSSSQQMTREGNGDHCGGSQAAPPSESHDVLSHIPPAADESQNSSLKQHMRMYIRKKNFSCSDCGQEFPRREHLKRHTRIHTGEKSFACSVCGQILSNKRNLKNHTILHTGEKSFACSVCGQILSNKRNLKNHTILHTGEKPFSCLVCGKRFSVKRYLTLHTRIHTGEKPFSCSVCGQLFSEKGSLKKHTRIHTGEKPFSCLICGKRFSVKGSLTLHTRTHTGEKPFSCSVCGQNFAIRGHLKRHTKIHTGEKPFACSVCGKKFSQVGYLKIHTRRHTGEKRFSCTVCGKKFCDKESLKNHTRRHTGEEPFSCSVCGQKFSQRGNLKMHTRTHTGEEPYSCSVCGKLFSDKGNLKTHTRMHTGEKPFSCTVCGKTFSVKGNLTIHTRRHTGEKPFSCSVCGEKFTLKVNLKSHSRIHPLLPAQSPAKES from the exons atgtttgcaagaaccacagcAAAGTACGTGGAGGAAAAGGACCGTGGTCCTCAACGACTGGAAGATCTTTGGCTGCAGCCTTATGTTGTGCTGCACAGAGTAG aCCTCAGTGAAGCTATTCGTCCTGAACAGCAGGAGAGAGCGCGCATTCGCATTAAAAAGGAAGATGTGGGTAAAGAGGTCCACCACTTGAATGAACAAATGGAGCAGACATTTCTTTGCGCtataaaagaggaggaagagccagAGCTGCCTTGTATTAAAGAGGAGAGAGAAGACTCCTGCAACATtaaagaggagggagaagactcctatgacattaaaaaggaggaagaagaagaggaggagatcTGCAAGGTGCCATTGACTGGTGTACCTGTGACGAGTTTAGATGAGGGTCAACATGAAATGAGCAAAGGGGCGGAGCCTCCAAACTgcagttcaagtcaacaaatgaccagagaagGTAATGGAGACCACTGTGGCGGATCACAAGCAGCTCCACCATCAGAGAGTCATGACGTGTTGTCACATATTCCTCCTGCTGCTGATGAGTCTCAAAACAGTAGTTTGAAACAACACATGAGAATgtacataagaaagaaaaacttttccTGCTCGGATTGTGGCCAAGAATTCCCTCGGAGggaacatttaaaaaggcatacaagaatccacactggtgagaaatcTTTtgcatgctcagtttgtggccaaatattATCTAACAagcgaaatttaaaaaatcacacaatactccacactggtgagaaatcTTTtgcatgctcagtttgtggccaaatattATCTAACAagcgaaatttaaaaaatcacacaatactccacactggtgagaagcCTTTTTCATGTCTAGTTTGCGGCAAAAGATTTTCTGTGAAGAGATATCTAACACTTCATACAAGAAttcacactggtgagaaacctttttcatgctcagtatGTGGCCAACTATTCTCTGAGAAGGGAAGcttaaaaaagcacacaagaatccacactggtgagaagcCTTTTTCGTGCCTAATTTGTGGCAAAAGATTTTCTGTGAAGGGAAGTCTAACACTtcatacaagaacccacactggtgagaaaccattttcatgctcagtttgtggccaaaactTCGCTATAAGGGGACATTTAAAAAGGCATACaaaaatccacactggtgagaaaccttttgcatgctcagtttgtggcaaaaAATTCTCTCAGGTGGGATATTTAAAAATTCATACAAGAAggcacactggcgagaaacgtTTTTCATGCACAGTTTGTGGCAAAAAATTCTGTGACAAAGAATCTTTAAAAAATCATACAAGAAGGCACACTGGTGAggaacctttttcatgctcagtttgtggccaaaaattctctcaaaggggaaatttaaaaatgcacacaagaacccacactggtgaggaACCttattcatgctcagtttgtggcaaaCTGTTCTCTGACAAGGGAAACTTAAAAACGCACACAAGAAtgcacactggtgagaaacctttttcatgcacagtttgtggcaaaacattttctgtgaAGGGAAATCTAACAATTCATACAAGAAggcacactggtgagaaacctttttcatgctcagtttgtggcgaAAAATTCACTCTGAAGGTAAacttaaaaagtcattcaaGAATCCACCCCCTGTTGCCTGCTCAGTCACCTGCCAAAGAGTCTTGA
- the LOC119132259 gene encoding zinc finger protein 260-like isoform X1, giving the protein MFARTTAKYVEEKDRGPQRLEDLWLQPYVVLHRVDLSEAIRPEQQEQERIRIKKEDVGKEVHHLNEQMEQTFLCAIKEEEEPELPCIKEEREDSCDIKEEGEDSCDIKKEEEEEEICKVPLTGVFVTSLDEGQHEMSKGAEPPSCSSSQQMTREDLSEQQEQERIHIKKEDVGKEVHHLNEQMEQTFLCTIKEEEPELPCNKEEREDSCDIKEEGEDSCDIKKEEEEEDICKVPLTGVPVTSSDEGRHEMSSKATEKPFSCSVCGQRFSNRGHLNTHTRIHTGEKPFSCSVCGKRVSHRGHLTIHTRTHTGEKPYSCSICGKIFSANGNLKKHTKIHTGEKPFSCSVCGKRFPAKRSLTSHTRTHTGEKPFPCSVCGKRFNDKEYLKKHTRIHTGEKPFSCPVCGKRFSQKGTLTIHTGTHTGEKPNSCSVCGHKFSQRGNLKSHTRIHTGEKPFSCSVCGQEFSHRGHLNTHTRIHTGEKPFSCSICGQELSRRGHLNTHTRIHTGEKPFSCSVCGKTLSTKGTLTLHSRLHTGEKPFSCSVCGQKFSQRGHLKMHTRTHTGEKPFSCSVCGQRFSHRGHLNIHTRTHTGEKPYSCSVCGKLFSDKGNLQTHTRIHTGEKPFSCSVCGKTFSVKRYLTLHTRIHTGEKAFSCSVCGRKFTQKGYLKSHTRIHTRSPAKESIENSECVGEMSYDP; this is encoded by the exons atgtttgcaaggACCACAGCAAAGTACGTGGAGGAAAAGGACCGTGGTCCTCAACGACTGGAAGATCTTTGGCTGCAGCCTTATGTTGTGTTGCACAGAGTAG aCCTCAGTGAAGCGATTCGTCCTGAACAGCAGGAGCAAGAGCGCATTCGCATTAAAAAGGAAGATGTGGGCAAAGAGGTCCACCACTTGAATGAACAAATGGAGCAGACATTTCTTTGCGCtataaaagaggaggaagagccagAGCTGCCTTGTATTAAAGAGGAGAGAGAAGACTCCTGCGACATtaaagaggagggagaagactcctgtgacattaaaaaggaggaagaagaggaggagatcTGCAAGGTGCCATTGACTGGTGTATTTGTGACGAGTTTAGATGAGGGTCAACATGAAATGAGCAAAGGGGCGGAGCCTCCAAGCTGCAGCTCAAGTcaacaaatgaccagagaag aCCTCAGTGAACAGCAGGAGCAAGAGCGCATTCACATTAAAAAGGAAGATGTGGGCAAAGAGGTCCACCACTTGAATGAACAAATGGAGCAGACATTTCTTTGCACTATAAAAGAGGAAGAGCCAGAGCTGCCTTGTAATAAAGAGGAGAGAGAAGACTCCTGCGACATtaaagaggagggagaagactcgtgtgacattaaaaaggaggaagaagaggaagatatCTGCAAGGTGCCATTGACTGGTGTACCTGTGACGAGTTCAGATGAGGGTCGACATGAAATGAGCAGCAAAGCGAcggagaaacctttttcctgctcagtttgtggccaaagattctctaaTAGGGGACATTTAAACACGCACActagaatccacactggcgagaaacctttttcatgctcagtttgtggcaaaaGAGTCTCTCATAGGGGACATTTAACCAttcacacaagaacccacactggcgagaaaccttatTCATGCTCAATTTGTGGCAAAATATTCTCTGCCAATGGAAActtaaaaaagcacacaaaaatccacactggtgagaaacctttttcatgctcagtttgtggcaaaaGATTTCCTGCGAAGAGATCTCTAACAAGtcatacaagaacccacactggtgagaaaccttttccatgctcagtttgtggcaaaaGATTCAATGACAAGGAATActtaaaaaagcacacaagaatccacactggtgagaagcCTTTTTCATGCCCAGTTTGTGGCAAAAG attctctcagaAGGGAACTCTAACAATTCATACaggaacccacactggtgagaaaccaaattcatgctcagtttgtggtcaCAAATTCTCTCAGAggggaaatttaaaaagtcatacaagaatccacaccggtgagaaacctttttcatgctcagtttgtggccaagaATTCTCTCATAGGGGACAtttaaacacgcacacaagaatccacactggtgagaaacctttttcatgctcaattTGTGGCCAAGAATTGTCTCGGAGGGGACAtttaaacacgcacacaagaatccatactggcgagaaacctttttcatgctcagtttgtggcaaaaCACTTTCTACGAAAGGAACTTTAACACTTCATTCAAGACttcacactggtgagaaacctttttcctgctcagtttgtggccaaaaattctctcagaggggacatttaaaaatgcacacaagaacccacactggtgagaaacctttttcctgctcggtttgtggccaaagattctctcacaggggacatttaaatatacacacaagaacccacactggtgagaaaccttattcatgctcagtttgtggcaaaCTGTTCTCTGACAAGGGAAACTTACAaacgcacacaagaatccacactggtgagaaacctttttcatgctcagtttgtggcaaaacattttctgtgaAGAGATATCTAACACTTCATACAAGAAttcacactggtgagaaagctttttcatgctcagtttgtggcagaAAATTCACTCAGAAAGGATacttaaaaagtcatacaagaaTTCACACCCGGTCACCTGCCAAAGAGTCTATTGAGAATTCCGAGTGTGTTGGGGAGATGAGCTATGATCCGTGA